The following coding sequences are from one Prosthecobacter sp. window:
- a CDS encoding Fic family protein, which translates to MEYIHEQPDWPKLHWNEAKLSPLLADVRHRQGRLLGRMEGLGFRLRTEAQLTTLTSDVVKSSAIEGEKLNAEEVRSSIARRLGLEYAGTAIPSRDVEGIVEMMLDATQNYAQPLTSERLFGWHAALFPTGRSGMHRITVGAWRPVEAGAMQVVSGPIGRENVHFVAPSAGKLEGEMQSFLDWFEARISIDPVLKSGVAHLWFVTIHPFEDGNGRIGRAIADLALARADGAAERFYSMSTQIEAERKEYYLQLERTQRGTLDVTGWLEWFLGCLGRAIERADEALSGVMHKARAWEKINAEPLNERQRQVINRLLDGFEGKLTTSKYAKLAKCSEDTSLRDIKMLVERGVLAKNGAGGRSTSYSLFEGEMVRDTGFEPVTPTMSR; encoded by the coding sequence ATGGAATACATCCACGAACAGCCTGACTGGCCAAAACTGCACTGGAACGAAGCCAAACTTTCTCCCTTGCTGGCTGACGTACGGCATCGCCAAGGGCGGCTACTGGGCCGGATGGAAGGACTCGGCTTTCGCCTGCGCACAGAAGCGCAGCTTACCACGCTGACATCGGATGTGGTGAAATCGAGCGCGATTGAAGGCGAAAAGCTCAATGCTGAGGAAGTGCGATCCTCCATCGCCCGCCGCCTCGGACTGGAATACGCGGGCACGGCCATTCCCAGCCGTGACGTGGAGGGCATCGTCGAGATGATGCTCGACGCCACGCAAAACTATGCGCAACCGCTCACGAGTGAGCGACTGTTTGGCTGGCACGCGGCCTTGTTTCCCACGGGGCGGAGCGGCATGCACCGCATCACCGTGGGTGCCTGGCGTCCGGTTGAGGCTGGGGCCATGCAGGTTGTATCCGGTCCCATCGGACGGGAAAACGTTCACTTCGTTGCACCATCTGCCGGAAAGCTGGAAGGCGAAATGCAATCCTTCCTCGATTGGTTTGAAGCGCGGATCAGTATCGATCCCGTGCTCAAGTCTGGCGTGGCACATCTTTGGTTTGTCACCATTCATCCGTTTGAAGACGGCAATGGCCGCATCGGTCGAGCCATCGCCGATCTCGCGCTCGCACGAGCCGACGGAGCAGCGGAACGCTTTTACAGCATGTCCACGCAGATCGAAGCCGAGCGAAAGGAATACTATCTCCAGCTCGAACGCACTCAACGCGGCACGCTCGATGTCACGGGCTGGCTGGAATGGTTTCTCGGCTGCCTGGGTCGTGCGATTGAGCGCGCCGACGAGGCGCTCTCCGGTGTCATGCACAAAGCGCGGGCATGGGAGAAGATCAACGCGGAGCCGCTGAACGAAAGACAGCGCCAGGTGATCAACCGCCTGTTGGATGGATTCGAAGGCAAGCTCACGACCTCCAAATACGCCAAGCTCGCCAAGTGCTCGGAAGACACGTCACTACGGGACATCAAGATGCTCGTGGAGCGTGGCGTGCTGGCGAAAAATGGAGCCGGTGGCAGGAGTACAAGCTACAGCTTGTTTGAAGGGGAGATGGTGCGCGATACAGGGTTCGAACCTGTGACCCCTACCATGTCAAGGTAA
- a CDS encoding DUF1501 domain-containing protein yields the protein MLHTRRSILNRSCYGIGGIALATLLKEQNLLATSEQAATRHFDLKPKAPHGFGQAKAMISMFMQGGPSHMDLFDPKPELTRLDGKDFPGEVKYDDAAGASRECMGSPWQFKKHGQCGMDVSELLPHFSRITDDVTLIRSMHTGVNNHGQSIYALLNGQVTGGRPTLGSWFTYGLGSENQDLPAYVALTDPRGLPVLGVDNWSNGWLPSLYQGTVIRPKEPRIPNLDAPLSLKGDAQARYLNFVQRLNREHLEARPGEADLEARIQSFELAARMQTAAKEALNIDQESAATKKLYGLDNPAAAEFGTRCLIARRLVERGVRCVSLFTGNQTWDHHNNISTSLPAACLYVDQGAAALVTDLKQRGLLDTTIVHWGGEMGRLPVIQNRAGAKDRKSVGRDHNTYGFSMWVAGGGFKAGHMHGETDEFGHHAVKDVVNHYDYHATLLHLFGLDAKKLSYKRNGTEQVLVENPQARVVSEILA from the coding sequence ATGCTGCACACCCGCCGCTCCATCCTCAACCGTTCCTGCTACGGCATCGGTGGCATCGCTTTGGCCACGCTGCTGAAGGAGCAAAACCTCCTCGCCACCAGCGAGCAGGCGGCGACCCGTCATTTCGATCTCAAACCGAAAGCTCCGCATGGATTTGGGCAGGCGAAGGCGATGATCTCGATGTTCATGCAGGGCGGGCCGAGCCACATGGATCTGTTTGATCCCAAGCCCGAACTCACCCGTCTCGATGGCAAGGATTTCCCCGGCGAAGTCAAATACGACGATGCCGCCGGAGCCAGTCGCGAGTGCATGGGCAGTCCGTGGCAGTTCAAGAAACACGGCCAGTGCGGCATGGATGTCAGCGAACTGCTGCCGCACTTCTCACGCATCACCGATGACGTCACGCTCATCCGCTCGATGCACACTGGCGTAAACAATCACGGCCAGTCCATCTACGCCTTGCTCAACGGCCAGGTCACCGGCGGCAGACCCACGCTCGGCAGTTGGTTCACGTACGGCCTTGGCTCTGAAAATCAGGATCTTCCCGCCTACGTCGCCCTCACCGATCCTCGCGGCCTGCCCGTGCTCGGCGTGGACAACTGGAGCAACGGTTGGTTGCCCTCGCTGTATCAAGGCACTGTCATTCGGCCCAAAGAGCCGCGCATTCCGAATCTCGACGCCCCGCTGAGTCTCAAAGGCGATGCCCAGGCGCGCTACCTCAACTTCGTCCAACGCCTCAACCGCGAGCACCTTGAAGCACGTCCTGGCGAGGCCGATCTCGAAGCTCGCATTCAGAGTTTTGAACTTGCCGCCCGCATGCAGACCGCCGCCAAAGAGGCGCTGAACATTGATCAGGAAAGCGCCGCCACCAAGAAGCTCTACGGTCTCGACAATCCCGCTGCCGCCGAGTTCGGCACGCGCTGTTTGATTGCGCGTCGGCTCGTCGAGCGCGGCGTGCGCTGCGTCTCGCTGTTCACCGGCAATCAAACCTGGGATCACCACAACAACATCTCCACCTCGTTGCCCGCCGCTTGCTTGTATGTCGATCAAGGCGCAGCCGCGCTCGTCACCGATCTCAAGCAGCGCGGCCTGCTCGACACCACCATCGTTCACTGGGGTGGTGAAATGGGTCGTTTGCCGGTCATTCAAAACCGCGCTGGTGCCAAGGATCGCAAGTCCGTCGGCCGCGATCACAACACCTACGGCTTCAGCATGTGGGTGGCCGGCGGCGGCTTCAAAGCCGGCCACATGCACGGTGAGACTGACGAGTTCGGCCACCATGCCGTCAAAGACGTGGTCAACCACTACGACTACCACGCCACGCTGCTCCACCTCTTCGGCCTTGATGCCAAAAAGCTCAGCTACAAGCGCAACGGCACCGAACAGGTGCTCGTGGAGAATCCGCAGGCGCGTGTGGTGAGCGAGATTCTGGCGTGA
- the xseA gene encoding exodeoxyribonuclease VII large subunit, which translates to MPEDSEVLSVTQLTREIREVLEGHIGSVWVEGEISNHRLQSSGHQYFTLKDAGAQLSCVFFRGAAARSTTRLQDGALVQVHGEISVYETRGQYQMVVKQVQAKGKGSLQERFEALKRQLHAEGLFDEENKRPIPRFPRVVALVTSPTGAAIQDMLNILTRRAPWVRVLVFPVRVQGQGAELEIVRALKVLGDAENFGLPVPDTIVVGRGGGSLEDLWCFNEEVLARAIAACPIPIISAVGHEIDFTIADFVADLRAPTPSAAAELLAPDSAELQRHFESIARTLKARVGTLLDHHQHIIDLTAKGPLLHAPERLLQQAEQSIDDHESRLRDAVREQLQVWTDDLTQKQHVLTAHHPRVQLSEAVHRAETCAQRLRQSLLHRLDRLSDRVQSRHELMQHIGPDAVLARGFSYTTNADGCVLKDAADVHAGDELLTRLANGTVRSVAKA; encoded by the coding sequence ATGCCCGAAGACAGCGAAGTCCTCTCCGTCACCCAGCTCACGCGCGAGATTCGCGAGGTGCTGGAGGGCCACATCGGCAGTGTCTGGGTCGAGGGTGAGATCAGCAACCACCGCCTGCAATCTTCCGGCCATCAATACTTCACGCTGAAGGACGCCGGCGCGCAGCTCTCGTGCGTTTTTTTTCGTGGGGCCGCCGCCCGCAGCACCACACGCCTGCAAGACGGCGCCCTCGTGCAGGTGCATGGCGAGATCAGCGTTTATGAGACACGCGGCCAGTATCAGATGGTCGTCAAGCAGGTGCAGGCGAAGGGCAAAGGCTCGCTCCAGGAGCGCTTCGAAGCTCTGAAGCGCCAACTGCATGCCGAGGGACTCTTTGATGAAGAAAACAAACGTCCCATCCCGCGCTTCCCGCGTGTCGTGGCGCTCGTCACCTCGCCCACCGGAGCGGCGATCCAGGACATGTTGAACATCCTCACGCGCCGGGCGCCATGGGTGCGTGTGCTCGTGTTTCCTGTGCGTGTGCAAGGGCAGGGGGCCGAATTGGAGATCGTCCGCGCTCTCAAAGTGCTCGGTGATGCCGAAAATTTCGGCCTGCCTGTGCCGGACACGATCGTCGTGGGCCGTGGTGGTGGCAGTTTGGAAGACCTATGGTGCTTCAACGAAGAAGTGCTCGCCCGCGCCATCGCGGCATGTCCCATTCCGATCATCTCTGCTGTCGGACATGAGATCGACTTTACCATCGCCGATTTCGTCGCCGATCTGCGTGCTCCGACGCCCAGCGCCGCCGCTGAATTGCTCGCTCCCGACAGCGCCGAGTTGCAGCGGCACTTTGAAAGCATCGCCCGCACGCTGAAAGCCCGAGTCGGCACGCTGCTTGATCATCATCAGCATATCATCGACCTCACCGCCAAAGGCCCGCTGCTCCATGCGCCGGAGCGTTTGCTCCAGCAGGCCGAGCAAAGCATCGACGATCACGAATCCCGTCTGCGCGACGCTGTGCGCGAGCAGTTGCAGGTGTGGACCGATGATCTCACGCAGAAGCAGCACGTTCTCACCGCGCATCATCCTCGCGTGCAACTCAGCGAGGCCGTGCATCGCGCTGAAACCTGTGCCCAGCGGCTGCGTCAAAGCCTGCTGCATCGTCTCGACCGCCTTTCCGACCGCGTGCAATCGCGTCACGAACTCATGCAGCACATCGGCCCTGATGCCGTCCTCGCCCGCGGCTTCTCCTACACCACGAATGCGGATGGATGCGTGCTCAAAGACGCTGCCGACGTTCATGCAGGCGATGAACTGCTCACGCGTCTCGCCAACGGCACCGTGCGCAGCGTGGCGAAGGCCTAG
- a CDS encoding DMT family protein, protein MNWPVIKAVGLLVASNVFMTFAWYAHLKDMKAKPWFIAAFISWGIAFFEYMLQVPANRIGSTALSLPQLKIIQEVITLMVFVPFVLFYMKQPLKWDYLWAALCMCGAVYFMFRK, encoded by the coding sequence ATGAACTGGCCTGTGATCAAAGCTGTCGGACTGCTGGTGGCGTCGAACGTTTTCATGACCTTCGCGTGGTATGCGCATCTGAAGGACATGAAGGCGAAGCCGTGGTTTATCGCCGCTTTCATCAGTTGGGGCATCGCCTTCTTTGAATACATGCTGCAAGTGCCTGCCAACCGCATCGGCAGCACGGCGCTAAGCCTGCCTCAGCTCAAGATCATTCAGGAGGTCATCACGCTGATGGTTTTCGTGCCGTTCGTGCTGTTCTATATGAAGCAGCCGCTGAAGTGGGACTATCTCTGGGCCGCTCTCTGCATGTGCGGGGCGGTGTACTTCATGTTTCGCAAATGA
- a CDS encoding DUF58 domain-containing protein, whose amino-acid sequence MPETLEREDLFDAAFLDRLRVLALRLRKRRQLMRRGSQSTPATGFTREFKDYRHYTPREDYRAIDWRLYARLNKLFVRLYEETQELNLHILLDTSTSMSQPFPEKRRQALRFAVALAYLALSAQQRVSVYSMSDTVHQELPPLRGQGNIEKVIQAVTKLKFDGLTNMKRCFEEFRPSKQRYGIIFVISDFFGHEIGSATEAVARVSAWPGENHFLQIVHPEERQPELEGELELTEVETGERRRFWLTRKDVQRYVETFDAFAENLSRECASHRIDFLQVTSDEAFEERFLDLLVRGSALAGGV is encoded by the coding sequence ATGCCCGAAACCCTCGAACGCGAAGACCTTTTCGACGCCGCCTTTCTGGACCGGCTGCGCGTTCTGGCGTTGCGCTTGCGCAAACGACGGCAGTTGATGAGGCGTGGGTCACAATCGACTCCGGCGACGGGCTTCACGCGTGAGTTCAAGGACTACCGCCACTACACGCCGCGTGAAGACTATCGCGCCATCGACTGGCGCCTCTATGCGCGGCTCAACAAGCTCTTCGTGCGTCTTTACGAGGAAACACAGGAGCTGAACCTGCACATCCTGCTCGATACCAGCACCTCGATGTCGCAGCCCTTTCCTGAGAAGCGGCGGCAGGCGCTCCGCTTCGCTGTGGCGCTGGCTTATCTGGCCCTCAGCGCCCAGCAGCGGGTGAGCGTTTACTCGATGAGTGACACGGTGCATCAAGAACTGCCGCCGCTGCGCGGGCAGGGGAACATCGAGAAGGTCATCCAGGCGGTGACGAAACTGAAGTTCGACGGTCTGACGAACATGAAGCGCTGCTTTGAAGAGTTCAGGCCCAGCAAGCAGCGCTACGGCATCATCTTCGTCATCAGCGACTTTTTCGGTCACGAAATCGGCAGTGCCACCGAGGCGGTTGCCCGCGTTTCTGCCTGGCCCGGGGAGAATCATTTCCTCCAGATCGTCCATCCTGAGGAGCGCCAGCCTGAGTTGGAGGGCGAACTCGAACTCACCGAGGTCGAAACCGGTGAACGCCGCCGGTTCTGGCTCACCCGCAAAGATGTGCAGCGCTATGTCGAAACCTTCGACGCCTTCGCCGAAAACCTCTCCCGCGAGTGTGCCAGCCATCGCATTGATTTCCTCCAGGTGACCAGCGATGAAGCCTTCGAGGAGCGCTTCCTCGACCTGCTAGTTCGTGGCTCGGCCCTGGCGGGTGGCGTGTGA
- a CDS encoding MoxR family ATPase encodes MPDHAVFRTLFTDLKAEMQKAIVGYDELLSDVLVAIFSGGHVLLEGVPGLGKTYLVRTLSQVVGLEPGRVQCTPDLMPADILGTHIVGEDEKGHRTLRYEKGPVFKNLLLVDEINRATPKTQAALLEVMQERCVTTGGERHLVPEPFLVLATQNPMEMEGTYPLPEAQLDRFMFKIKVPFPDLDSLVEISRRTTGFTEPKLANMTNGPQLMELQQKLSQMPVADPVAHYASRLILSSHPEQPDALPDVKRYVSYGASPRGLQALIRGARVWAAIQGATAVSTDDIRAIAHVSLRHRIILNFEGEAGQIKVDDIITKLLDQVKTPAQQAA; translated from the coding sequence ATGCCCGACCACGCCGTATTCCGCACCCTGTTCACTGACCTCAAGGCCGAGATGCAAAAAGCCATCGTCGGTTACGATGAACTGCTCAGCGACGTGCTGGTGGCCATTTTCTCTGGCGGGCATGTGCTGCTCGAAGGCGTTCCAGGTCTCGGCAAAACCTACCTCGTGCGCACGCTGTCGCAGGTTGTGGGTTTGGAGCCGGGCCGGGTGCAATGCACACCGGATTTGATGCCTGCGGACATTCTTGGCACGCACATCGTCGGTGAAGACGAAAAAGGCCACCGCACGCTGCGCTATGAAAAAGGCCCTGTGTTCAAGAACCTGCTGCTGGTCGATGAAATCAACCGCGCCACACCGAAAACGCAGGCCGCGCTGCTCGAAGTCATGCAGGAACGCTGCGTGACGACTGGTGGCGAGCGGCACCTCGTGCCGGAACCTTTTTTAGTGCTCGCCACACAGAACCCGATGGAAATGGAGGGCACCTATCCGCTGCCAGAGGCGCAACTCGACCGTTTCATGTTCAAGATCAAGGTGCCGTTTCCCGATCTCGACTCGCTCGTCGAAATCTCCCGCCGCACCACCGGTTTCACCGAGCCGAAGCTCGCGAACATGACCAACGGCCCGCAGTTGATGGAACTGCAGCAGAAGCTCTCACAGATGCCCGTCGCTGATCCCGTCGCGCACTACGCCTCACGCCTTATCCTCAGCAGTCATCCCGAACAGCCCGATGCCTTGCCTGACGTGAAACGTTACGTCAGTTACGGAGCCAGCCCGCGTGGTTTGCAGGCCCTCATTCGCGGTGCCCGTGTCTGGGCCGCCATCCAAGGAGCCACCGCCGTCTCCACCGACGACATCCGCGCCATCGCCCACGTTTCGCTGCGCCATCGCATCATCCTGAACTTCGAAGGCGAGGCCGGGCAGATCAAAGTGGACGACATCATCACCAAGCTGCTCGATCAGGTCAAAACGCCAGCGCAGCAGGCCGCGTAA
- a CDS encoding DNA translocase FtsK translates to MSRVAAAARPPRARSTDEKESPWNDAFGILLLMVAAMLLLALVSYDPRDMPSWSFLALSEASGEVTHNFVGRMGALVAGHMLWLMGFAAYLLPFSMTWFGVCKLHSKMKITRSAWLGVAVMIISGAALLEVQNLLSERDHFTPLGGSGGLGFVIGGSLLKNLLGKVGATLLLGVVYMIGLFLVTGQHPLNAIRGIRTELTRWKTEREAQRLIEEKLAEEAANTIPGTLTPVPTELRRKKKGAELRGDTPVATTMELPLKFDPPAPKIIDSSIPRSHEDNADKPKLAEVWEKKRAQKMEQAPHGSLGNLTVRFKDYKLPPMDLLQWADESNRAPTDKSELLGIQATIVKALASFGISVEPGDITRGPAITRYEVRPVDGLRVSRIANLDADIARATRAERINILAPIPGKDTVGIELANKEKIIVPLRELLEDDVFVNGKSKLPVALGKDVYGKTIIGDLAAMPHLLVAGATGSGKSVCINSIITSLLCRFAPDELRFIMIDPKVVEMQNYEELPHLALPVVTDPKKALLALRWVVKEMENRYQIFAQEGCRNFEAFNNRNRKRKAEADAARAARNAAGTPPIKAGVDDARVSAAFAEEAAAPKTAQVGTVDGDTEMRDASGTWLGDSQPPPPRKQEVIIPDTMPYIVVIVDELADLMQTAPADIEVAIARITQMARAAGIHLIVATQTPRADVITGVIKANIPTRIAFQVSSALDSRVILDRKGAENLVGKGDMLYVPPGGAQPVRSQGALVTDDEIHALVSHCVAQGKPVFDVKVDDESGAFGDEEGDEDGVSAEEQECLEKCLEVIRQEKKASTSLLQRRLRLGYGRAARMIDLLEDRGIIGPGEGAKPREILVQMD, encoded by the coding sequence ATGAGCCGTGTCGCTGCTGCCGCCCGCCCTCCTCGCGCCCGATCTACGGACGAGAAGGAAAGTCCGTGGAATGATGCCTTCGGCATCCTGCTCTTGATGGTGGCGGCCATGCTGCTGCTGGCGCTGGTGTCATATGACCCGCGGGACATGCCGTCGTGGTCGTTCCTGGCGTTGTCGGAGGCTTCAGGTGAAGTGACGCACAATTTCGTGGGCCGCATGGGGGCGCTGGTGGCGGGGCACATGCTGTGGTTGATGGGTTTCGCGGCTTACCTGCTGCCGTTCAGCATGACGTGGTTTGGCGTGTGCAAACTGCACTCGAAGATGAAAATCACGCGGTCGGCGTGGCTCGGTGTGGCCGTCATGATCATCAGTGGTGCGGCGTTGCTGGAGGTGCAGAACTTGCTGAGCGAACGGGACCATTTCACGCCGCTGGGAGGTTCGGGCGGCCTCGGTTTTGTGATTGGCGGCAGCCTTTTGAAGAATCTGCTCGGCAAAGTGGGAGCGACGCTGTTGCTCGGAGTCGTTTACATGATTGGACTGTTTTTGGTCACCGGTCAGCATCCGTTGAATGCGATCCGTGGCATTCGTACTGAGCTGACCCGCTGGAAGACCGAACGTGAAGCCCAGCGACTGATCGAGGAAAAACTCGCGGAAGAAGCGGCGAACACGATTCCCGGCACGCTGACGCCTGTGCCGACCGAACTCCGCCGGAAGAAAAAAGGCGCTGAGCTGCGTGGCGACACGCCGGTGGCAACCACCATGGAACTGCCGCTCAAATTTGACCCGCCAGCACCGAAGATCATCGACTCCTCGATTCCGCGCTCGCACGAAGACAACGCGGACAAGCCGAAGCTGGCCGAAGTGTGGGAGAAAAAGCGCGCGCAGAAGATGGAACAGGCTCCGCATGGCTCGCTGGGCAATCTCACCGTGCGCTTCAAGGACTACAAACTGCCGCCGATGGACCTCCTTCAGTGGGCGGATGAAAGCAACCGTGCGCCGACGGACAAATCCGAACTGCTCGGCATCCAGGCGACCATCGTCAAAGCGTTGGCCAGTTTCGGCATCAGTGTCGAACCCGGCGACATCACCCGCGGCCCTGCGATCACACGCTACGAGGTGCGCCCCGTCGATGGCCTGCGCGTGAGCCGCATCGCGAATCTTGACGCCGACATCGCCCGCGCGACACGAGCCGAGCGCATCAACATCCTCGCTCCGATTCCCGGCAAAGACACGGTGGGCATCGAACTCGCTAACAAGGAGAAGATCATCGTGCCGTTGCGCGAGTTGCTGGAGGACGATGTCTTCGTCAACGGCAAGTCCAAGCTTCCCGTCGCTCTCGGCAAGGACGTGTATGGCAAGACGATTATCGGCGACCTCGCGGCGATGCCGCACCTGCTCGTCGCGGGTGCAACTGGCTCCGGTAAATCGGTCTGCATCAACAGCATCATCACCAGTTTGTTGTGCCGTTTTGCTCCCGATGAGCTGCGCTTCATTATGATCGATCCAAAGGTCGTGGAAATGCAGAACTACGAGGAGCTGCCACACCTTGCCCTGCCTGTCGTGACTGATCCGAAGAAAGCCCTTCTCGCGCTGCGCTGGGTGGTGAAGGAGATGGAGAACCGCTATCAAATCTTCGCGCAGGAAGGCTGCCGCAACTTTGAAGCCTTCAACAACCGCAATCGCAAGCGCAAGGCTGAGGCAGATGCTGCCCGTGCCGCGCGCAACGCTGCTGGAACACCACCGATCAAAGCCGGTGTCGATGATGCCCGCGTCTCCGCTGCCTTTGCTGAAGAAGCCGCCGCTCCGAAAACGGCCCAAGTCGGCACCGTGGACGGCGATACTGAGATGCGCGATGCAAGCGGCACCTGGCTTGGCGATTCCCAGCCGCCACCGCCACGCAAGCAGGAGGTCATTATTCCCGACACGATGCCCTACATCGTCGTCATCGTCGATGAGCTGGCTGATTTGATGCAGACCGCGCCAGCGGACATCGAAGTCGCCATTGCGCGCATCACGCAGATGGCGCGTGCGGCAGGCATTCATCTCATCGTCGCCACACAGACGCCGCGCGCGGATGTCATCACCGGTGTCATCAAGGCCAACATTCCCACCCGCATCGCCTTCCAGGTCTCTTCCGCGCTCGACAGCCGCGTCATCCTCGACCGCAAAGGCGCGGAGAACCTCGTTGGCAAAGGGGACATGCTTTACGTCCCGCCCGGCGGTGCGCAGCCGGTGCGCAGCCAGGGTGCACTCGTCACCGACGATGAAATTCACGCGCTCGTGAGCCACTGCGTCGCGCAGGGCAAACCGGTTTTCGATGTCAAAGTCGATGACGAAAGCGGTGCGTTTGGCGATGAGGAAGGTGATGAAGATGGTGTCAGCGCCGAAGAACAGGAATGTTTGGAGAAATGCCTCGAAGTCATCCGTCAGGAGAAAAAAGCCAGCACCAGCCTGCTGCAGCGCCGTCTGCGCCTCGGCTACGGTCGCGCCGCCCGCATGATCGACCTCCTCGAAGACCGCGGCATCATCGGCCCTGGTGAAGGTGCGAAGCCACGTGAGATTCTGGTCCAGATGGACTAA
- a CDS encoding c-type cytochrome domain-containing protein has translation MKNTLALTLAAVLALGASITSSTSAQDAGKVDFEKQILPILKESCFKCHEKEHEDNGKIKKPKGGLRLDGATAITKGGKEYPNETVVTGKPDASWLVKSIILPDTDDLAMPPEGKGDRISAANVDLIKKWITEGASFGAWKGVE, from the coding sequence ATGAAAAACACACTCGCCCTCACCCTCGCCGCCGTGCTTGCTCTCGGCGCATCCATCACCTCCAGTACCAGCGCCCAGGACGCCGGCAAAGTGGACTTTGAAAAACAGATCCTTCCCATCCTGAAGGAAAGCTGCTTCAAGTGCCACGAGAAGGAGCACGAAGACAACGGCAAGATCAAGAAACCCAAGGGCGGCCTGCGTCTCGATGGCGCCACAGCTATCACGAAGGGCGGCAAAGAATATCCAAATGAAACTGTCGTCACCGGCAAGCCCGATGCGAGCTGGCTCGTGAAGAGCATCATCCTGCCAGACACCGACGACCTCGCCATGCCTCCTGAAGGCAAAGGAGATCGCATCAGCGCCGCGAATGTGGACCTGATCAAGAAGTGGATCACCGAAGGCGCCAGCTTCGGAGCCTGGAAAGGCGTCGAGTAA
- a CDS encoding SAM-dependent methyltransferase has protein sequence MNTPFRFTTCRAGSESTLKRDIATHFAGELTPAFMKPQFITWKVRSPGFSPPRTLSTFARVSGISLGLCKTIAELVDHARKLTTKPIRLHVFPRVTPEDGIEAAQWQRIDALEAEITRALLQSGVQLETRLPYVAGDLVLDVIVGETDAEPLFLGHHEHQASSHTQPGGLPRIALPGDVPSRAWLKLEQALAWRGWDQLDLRGQTALDLGCAPGGATYALLQRGMNVLGVDTGEMDPSVLQLAKTQGVRFDHWRTAAGRINLTALPQEVALLLSDINLAPPLVLPQIARIQEGIQARRLILTIKLNTPALEDRAHEFIDAIRDWAPAPVFATQLAANRREICVCAG, from the coding sequence ATGAACACTCCCTTTCGCTTCACCACCTGCCGCGCCGGATCTGAATCCACGCTCAAGCGTGACATCGCCACGCACTTTGCCGGTGAACTCACGCCTGCGTTCATGAAACCGCAGTTCATCACCTGGAAGGTGCGCAGTCCAGGCTTCAGCCCGCCACGGACACTCAGCACCTTCGCCCGCGTCAGCGGCATCTCGCTCGGACTTTGCAAAACGATCGCCGAACTTGTCGATCACGCCCGCAAACTCACCACCAAGCCGATTCGTCTTCACGTCTTTCCACGAGTCACTCCTGAAGACGGCATCGAAGCTGCTCAATGGCAGCGCATCGACGCCCTCGAAGCCGAAATCACCCGCGCCCTCCTTCAGTCCGGCGTCCAACTCGAAACCCGGCTGCCTTATGTTGCTGGCGATTTGGTTCTCGATGTCATCGTCGGTGAGACTGATGCCGAACCGCTCTTCCTCGGCCATCATGAGCATCAAGCCAGTTCTCACACCCAACCCGGCGGCCTGCCACGCATCGCCTTGCCCGGCGACGTGCCCTCGCGTGCCTGGCTCAAGCTCGAACAAGCCCTCGCCTGGCGTGGCTGGGATCAACTCGATCTGCGCGGCCAAACCGCCCTCGACCTCGGCTGCGCCCCAGGGGGAGCCACCTATGCGCTCCTGCAACGCGGGATGAACGTCCTCGGCGTCGATACAGGCGAGATGGACCCAAGCGTTCTCCAACTGGCCAAAACTCAAGGTGTCAGATTCGATCATTGGCGCACCGCAGCGGGCCGAATCAACCTCACCGCCCTGCCCCAGGAAGTCGCTTTGCTGCTCAGCGACATCAACCTCGCTCCGCCTCTGGTGCTGCCGCAGATCGCACGCATTCAAGAGGGAATTCAGGCACGCCGGCTCATCCTCACGATCAAACTCAACACGCCCGCCCTCGAAGATCGTGCGCACGAGTTCATCGACGCCATTCGCGATTGGGCTCCCGCCCCCGTCTTTGCCACGCAACTCGCGGCGAACCGCCGGGAAATCTGTGTGTGTGCCGGTTAA